The bacterium DNA window GGCAGCGAGGAATTCAACACCGACAACTGGTAGGCTGTCAGCTTAGGGCTGACAGCTGACAGCAATTACCAGGAGCTATGTGCCAAGAACTAAGAAAAACAATTTCTCAGCGGCCCTGGATTCGGCATTTTCTCAAACAACAAACCTGTCGATCTCTCCAGAAAGTTCGGCAAGCGATTTCATTGTTTCACTCCGGTCGTCGGAAACACGGGCGATGATGATTTTCTCCTCCTCGAAAAGACCCCTGATACCCTCAACGATCCTGTTTATATTATCCATCTGTGATGCCTGCGTTTTGGAGAGGCCATCCACACTGTGGGCCATGCTGTCCAAGGTAGATGTCGTATTGGAGATCTGCAGGGCCACCTCTCTCTGTTCTTTTAAGGCTCCCTTTACCGAACATGCAAGTTCATTGATGTGAGTAGAGGTCAACCTGATCTGTTCGATACCAGATTTCTGTTCTTTCACAGCGTTGGCAACGGAACGGGTCATTTCCGACACGCCGTGCATGGCGCCCGATATCTCCCTGAAATGAATGCCCTGCTCTCCCATCAAATTGCCGATGGATGATACCCGTACCCTGGTCTGGTCGACCATGCCGAGTATGGTGTCGAGTGCCTTGCCTGAGTCGGTCGACAGCAACACACCGTTAGAAAGACTGTTGAGGTTCTCGACCAGCGCGCTGTGAGCCGTGCCGATGCCGGACTGTACTTGTTTCAGGATTCCGCCCACATCCCTGGCGGAGTCGGATGTTCGATCTGATAGATCCCTGATCTCACTGGCCACAACGGCGAACGATCTTCCCTCTTCCCCTGCCTGAGCGGCAATGATGGATGCGTTGAGGGCCAGCAGGCCGGTCTGGTCACCAATGTCCTCCATGGTGGAAATGATCTTTCCTATGGACTCTGAGTGCTCCTTGAGCTTGTCAAATATTGCCCCAAGCTCTTTACTTTTGATGTTTATCTCATCCATGAAGGCGGATACTTTCGAAACCTTTTCCTTGCCGTTTCTGGCGTT harbors:
- a CDS encoding HAMP domain-containing methyl-accepting chemotaxis protein, translating into MKYKRHYSFEALLAMMAFGLVIGIIFPIVVNPFVDWIPGRNKYFVMLCLVAGLIVGATSYAITWSLLLRRVKSMAVSLNETCIKEGDLTFRLPEVSGDIIGLVARRFNENIAHLQQVVFAIIASRRSMEATLQNLNERLSQIETLVNGYETKVLDVQSGVHEMIGSTDNIVSQASSLSDASQETSSSILEQQSNIAHIESQTDEVAAYIIEITSALEELEASIRHVSENASTVSTSSESTMGLVNNMAALVDQIQDIVKETEEYSSKMVENARNGKEKVSKVSAFMDEINIKSKELGAIFDKLKEHSESIGKIISTMEDIGDQTGLLALNASIIAAQAGEEGRSFAVVASEIRDLSDRTSDSARDVGGILKQVQSGIGTAHSALVENLNSLSNGVLLSTDSGKALDTILGMVDQTRVRVSSIGNLMGEQGIHFREISGAMHGVSEMTRSVANAVKEQKSGIEQIRLTSTHINELACSVKGALKEQREVALQISNTTSTLDSMAHSVDGLSKTQASQMDNINRIVEGIRGLFEEEKIIIARVSDDRSETMKSLAELSGEIDRFVV